A single window of Flavobacterium sp. 140616W15 DNA harbors:
- a CDS encoding anthranilate synthase component I family protein, whose amino-acid sequence MKPFILNTHYKQILADTVTPVSIYFKIRDKFPNSLLLESSDYHGNDNSFSYICCNPIASIKIENETISKMYPDGTSEKTVVDSSTNIPEIIQEFSGQFKSEKNDFKFINNGLFGYISYDAVRYFEKVAIAKKDNSISIPDVYYAVYQNIIAINHFKNEAYIFCHSVDGRNNISEIEQLLQSRNIASYQFTKEGEGFSNLTDEEFKHNVALAKKHCFRGDVFQLVLSRRFTQGFKGDEFNVYRALRSINPSPYLFFFDYGDFKIFGSSPEAQIIVKDRKAEIHPIAGTFKRTGNDEQDAILAKQLSEDKKENSEHVMLVDLARNDLSRNGHDVNVEKYREVQFFSHVIHLVSKVTGHLHEKATTMQVVADTFPAGTLSGAPKHRAMQLIEEYEKTNRNFYGGAIGVMDFEGNFNHAIMIRTFLSKNHQLHCQAGAGIVASSDEESEMQEVYNKLRALNTALEMAEKI is encoded by the coding sequence TTGAAACCTTTTATACTCAACACACACTACAAACAAATCCTTGCTGACACAGTAACACCTGTGAGCATTTATTTCAAAATTAGAGACAAATTCCCTAATAGCTTGCTTTTAGAAAGTAGCGATTATCACGGAAATGATAATAGTTTCTCATATATCTGCTGTAATCCTATTGCAAGCATTAAAATCGAGAACGAAACTATTTCTAAAATGTATCCTGATGGAACTTCAGAAAAAACAGTTGTTGATAGCTCTACAAACATCCCAGAGATTATTCAGGAATTTTCAGGGCAATTCAAATCAGAGAAAAACGATTTTAAATTCATCAACAACGGATTATTCGGATACATTTCATACGATGCAGTTCGTTATTTTGAAAAAGTAGCAATTGCCAAGAAAGATAATAGTATTTCTATTCCAGATGTGTATTATGCAGTTTATCAAAACATCATTGCTATAAATCACTTCAAAAATGAAGCATACATTTTTTGCCATAGCGTGGATGGAAGAAACAATATTTCGGAAATAGAGCAATTACTACAATCAAGAAATATAGCTTCATATCAATTCACTAAAGAAGGCGAAGGATTCTCTAATTTAACTGATGAAGAATTTAAACATAATGTTGCTTTAGCAAAAAAACATTGTTTCCGTGGCGATGTATTCCAATTGGTTTTATCACGCCGATTTACACAAGGATTTAAAGGAGATGAATTTAATGTGTACAGAGCATTAAGAAGCATCAACCCTTCACCCTATTTATTCTTTTTTGATTATGGAGACTTCAAGATATTCGGTTCTTCTCCTGAAGCTCAAATCATTGTAAAAGATCGTAAAGCTGAAATTCATCCTATTGCTGGAACTTTTAAAAGAACAGGAAACGATGAACAAGATGCAATTCTAGCGAAACAATTATCGGAAGATAAAAAAGAAAATAGCGAACACGTTATGTTAGTCGATTTAGCAAGAAATGACTTAAGCCGTAACGGACATGATGTAAACGTAGAGAAATATCGTGAAGTTCAGTTTTTCTCCCATGTGATTCACTTAGTATCAAAAGTTACTGGTCATTTACACGAAAAAGCAACTACAATGCAAGTTGTTGCCGATACATTCCCTGCTGGAACTCTAAGCGGAGCTCCAAAACACAGAGCTATGCAGCTTATAGAAGAATACGAAAAAACCAATCGTAATTTTTATGGTGGTGCAATTGGTGTTATGGATTTTGAAGGCAACTTTAACCACGCCATTATGATTCGAACTTTCCTGAGCAAAAACCACCAATTACATTGCCAGGCTGGAGCCGGAATTGTAGCAAGTTCAGACGAAGAAAGCGAAATGCAAGAAGTGTACAATAAATTAAGAGCATTAAATACTGCCTTAGAAATGGCAGAGAAAATTTAA
- a CDS encoding aminodeoxychorismate/anthranilate synthase component II, with translation MLVIDNYDSFTYNLVHYLEDLDCEVTVYRNDEFDIDEIASFDKILLSPGPGIPDEAGLLKAVIQKYAPTKSILGVCLGQQAIGEVFGGTLSNLDKVYHGVATNVKTVVDDEILFEGLGKEFEVGRYHSWVVDASLPDVLEATSYDENGQVMSLRHRTYDVRGVQFHPESVLTPNGKKMLENWVKK, from the coding sequence ATATTAGTAATAGATAACTACGATAGCTTCACTTATAACCTTGTACATTATCTAGAAGATTTAGATTGTGAAGTAACCGTATACAGAAATGATGAGTTTGATATTGATGAAATTGCAAGTTTCGACAAAATATTACTTTCACCAGGGCCAGGAATTCCAGACGAAGCTGGTTTGCTAAAAGCTGTTATTCAAAAATATGCTCCTACCAAAAGTATTCTTGGAGTTTGTTTAGGACAACAAGCTATAGGAGAAGTTTTTGGAGGAACATTATCAAATCTTGATAAAGTATATCATGGTGTAGCTACCAATGTAAAAACAGTGGTCGATGATGAAATTTTGTTCGAAGGATTAGGTAAAGAATTTGAAGTAGGTCGTTATCATTCATGGGTTGTAGATGCAAGTTTACCCGATGTTCTTGAAGCTACATCTTACGACGAAAACGGACAAGTAATGTCATTAAGACACAGAACCTATGATGTACGCGGAGTTCAATTTCATCCTGAAAGTGTATTAACTCCAAACGGAAAAAAAATGTTAGAGAATTGGGTTAAAAAATAG